The genomic interval AAGACAGGGTAAGCCATTCAGACTGTAATTCCCCCTTTTATCACGGCAAGAAACAATGCCATTCCAATACCCTTGAGCATGAACAAGCTCCCAGATAATGGTGGTTAATTTATCATCTTTAAGACCAAATTCAATAGATTCTAAGGTTTTTCCTAATATTTCAAGCTCAGTACGTCCTGAAAGTTGATAGAACGTCGGGTTAGCATCAATAATTTTAAAGTCGTTATCTGTAATGCAAATCGCATCCAGCGTTTTATTAAAAACATTCGCCACTAATCGTAGCTTTTCTTCCGCTTTTTCACGTTCCACAACCTCACGCATTAATTGTAAGGTTCGGGTTGATAAATTATCGTACATACAGAGAATAGTTTCGATTAAAATTCTCATTGCGCCATTCATTTCTTTATCAGCACTTATTTTGGCCGCCATTAATGAGTCGCCATTTTGTAGTGCTAACACGACCTTAGACATTCGCTGATCACTTTTTAAAATATGAAAAGCCAGCCAGTGGATTAAAAATGAAAGAATTTCTTCACGTGTTTTTTCAGAAGGGTTATCTTTTTTTAGCGTGTTAATGGTTGTTATAAATTCTTGATGAACGTGTTGATGCTTGATTAGCCAGTCATCGTTTTTAAAATAGTGTTGCCAAATTTTCTCCTCAGTCTCAAAATGATAAAGAGCATATTCTGAAAGCTCTGTAAAAATGGTATTTAAGGTGGGTTTTTCTGATTGATAAGCAATATGGCTCGCTAATAAGTTTAATAATTCAACTAATCGCTTATGTTAAGAATCAATAATTTTTATACCGGTTTCAAAATTCTCATTCCAAGGAAAAACATCTATAATATCAAGCATGTTAGTGTATTTTAAATCTAAAAATTAAGTCATTAAATCATTACGTCCTCAATCCTTAAGGTACGTTTCTCATCTATCGGTTATCTTTATTATTTTGTCAATGAACACTGCCTTATTAAAAGTGCCTTTATTATACGCCTGTCAAAATTTTTTTATAAGAAAGCCGTGAGTGGGTAGCGGAATAGTCTAATCCACCTAATTAACCTACTGATAAAAAGACCATTAAATATCTTGTAGGGCTTGGTTGTAAAAAGTATGATTCCTGATATTTTAATAATTAATAGGGTTGCCCTCATCCATCATATTTTAGAAAGTTGGCTTAAATTGAATCAATATTGTTCGAGGCTGATAATTTTATTTACAAAAAAACAGCTAAAGAAGCCGTTGATGCGTTGATTAAAATAGGTAAGGTTGAGGAAATAAAACGCCCCAGACTTCATCATCGTCAAAGTTTATTAGAACACCCTGATTGTTATAGATATGATGAAATCTTGCTCACTTTTTTAGTGGAATGCGATAAAATACATTAAATTATTTTTTATGTGTCACACTCTTTTCATATTAATCATTTCATCTATATTAAGGAAATATCATGACTATTTTTGGCCCCCCGTCACTCAAGGGATCATTGCTTTCAGTGGGGACATTATCACTTTTACTGGTCTCCAATTTATACGCCGCTGACTACATTATTAATAAAAATATTGAAAAAGCCCTTCAATTTGGTAATAGTGAAGGTAAATATGGAAAAGTAAAATTCGATTTAAATTATCGCTATGAAAATGACGATTCAATAAATCCTTCAAAAAAAGTGGGTAATGCCTCAACCGTACGTTTGCGGATTGGTTATTTAAGTCCTGAATTTCATGGTTTTCAAGGCTATGCCGAATACGAAGGGATGCAAGATATTGGCGTAAATACTTATAACAGTACCCGTAATGGAAAAAGTGAATTTGAAACGATTCTTGACCCTCAAGAACATGAACTTAATCAACTGTGGTTAAGTTATAACGGCCTAGCGGATACGGTTATTAAAGTAGGGCGACAACGGATAAAATTAGATAATGATCGCTTCATTGGTAATGTTGGCTGGCGACAAATGGAGCAAACCTTTGATGCGGTTTTAATTACTAATAAATCATTGCCGAATACCACCATTAAAGTAGGTTATATTGCACAAGCGCAAAACATTCGTTCGATGGTTGAACCGATGCAAACCCCGTTTTTAAATGTTAGCTATAAAATTAAAGATATTGGCGCATTAACCGCTTATGGGTATTGGATGGACATCAATGGTTCAACCCCTGCGCCTTATAATTTACACGCGTCAAATCAAACCTATGGCATCAGCTTTAACGGTGGAACTAAAATTAACGAGACCCTAAAAGCACTTTATCGGGCTGAGTACGCGTATCAAAAAGATTATGGTGATAACCCAACGCAGTATGAAGCCGATTATTACCATGTCATGGGCGGACTTTCAGCCTTTAATGTGACTGCAAAAGTGGGTTTTGAGCAATTGGATGGTAAAGGGGCCTTAAAAACTTTCGATACACCATTAGCAACAGGCCATGCGTTTAATGGGTGGTCTGACCAATTTTTAGGTACCCCAGCCGATGGTTTACGTGATGTTTATGCCTCATTAGGAACAAAAATAAAAGGCGTTAAACTTGTCGGTATTTACCATGAATATACCGATGATACAGGCAGTACGGATTATGGTAACGAATGGAATTTTTTAGTCACCAAAAAATTTGCTAAACATTATTCCTTGCTCGCGAAATACGCTTATTTTCAAGGCGATAATGGGCGTTTTGATGCTCAAAACATTTGGGTTGGTGCGGGCGTAAGCTTTTAATTCTTTATTCGCTTGATTTTAATTTTAAATAATTTAAACGTTATCCCTTAAAATTAATTCGATCAATTTAAGTTAGTCGCTCA from Methylococcales bacterium carries:
- a CDS encoding alginate export family protein, whose amino-acid sequence is MTIFGPPSLKGSLLSVGTLSLLLVSNLYAADYIINKNIEKALQFGNSEGKYGKVKFDLNYRYENDDSINPSKKVGNASTVRLRIGYLSPEFHGFQGYAEYEGMQDIGVNTYNSTRNGKSEFETILDPQEHELNQLWLSYNGLADTVIKVGRQRIKLDNDRFIGNVGWRQMEQTFDAVLITNKSLPNTTIKVGYIAQAQNIRSMVEPMQTPFLNVSYKIKDIGALTAYGYWMDINGSTPAPYNLHASNQTYGISFNGGTKINETLKALYRAEYAYQKDYGDNPTQYEADYYHVMGGLSAFNVTAKVGFEQLDGKGALKTFDTPLATGHAFNGWSDQFLGTPADGLRDVYASLGTKIKGVKLVGIYHEYTDDTGSTDYGNEWNFLVTKKFAKHYSLLAKYAYFQGDNGRFDAQNIWVGAGVSF
- a CDS encoding PAS domain S-box protein, with product MSKVVLALQNGDSLMAAKISADKEMNGAMRILIETILCMYDNLSTRTLQLMREVVEREKAEEKLRLVANVFNKTLDAICITDNDFKIIDANPTFYQLSGRTELEILGKTLESIEFGLKDDKLTTIIWELVHAQGYWNGIVSCRDKRGNYSLNGLPCLQ